A window of Lacibacter sediminis contains these coding sequences:
- a CDS encoding hybrid sensor histidine kinase/response regulator transcription factor, translating to MQNNNTLLLSFICMFTWLSLANAQDDINFTTLTTRDGLSSNNVNAILKDRYGFMWFATDDGLDRFDGANFKVYRKKTTDSTSLQANEILSLHEDKDGNLWVGTSGGSLSLYNRKKDAFINFPAKPLKHAIRNNVIMSLCSDFQGKLWIGHFDGINIMDKKTQRITDFTPGNKSRFTKTCNVLFEDSKHRIWIGTSDGLFLYIKETNSLTPFLYSANDPASLSDNHVLSITEDKDGTIWVGTNNGLNMLAGNGKEFTRFKHIEGNPQTLNSNFIYSIAVDDANKLWIGTSKGLNIQDTKTKTITGYNFDPRNTNGLSSNNIRSVYLAKEGICWIGTFLGGISKYDKNLNLFNLVQSNPFDKQGLNAPIVTSFAEAKDGNVFVGTDGGGLSLFDPKTKLFQQINIQSRRPDSKRLSIITLTMSGNNQLLIGTFGDGYFMYDQSSGKYAQLLRGTKNTDINSNHIYCVKEDKKGNKWVGTNGNGIFVLGNDNKVLFKMTPRPTLSNDINLPINGYIRDIVEAKNGDMWIATHGGGIAVYNPSSQKFKIFTTENSKLPNDKVLTLLEDRQGNIWAGTFGGGLGLFNRKTNEFISYSEKDGLNNNNIYKIIEDSNGLLWISTNKGLSSFDTDSKKINNYSYHNGIQHNIFILGSGLRLRNGDLFFGGHEGFNYFNPSNLKKNNAVPPVIFTDLKISNRSVVPSEDGPVKENIITANEINLDYKQNFALSFVGLNYTAPEQNQYEYKLEGFDKEWINIGNASTVSFTNIDPGKYVFRVRASNNNGVWNTKGTSIKIYVHPPFWRTIYAYILYTLIIVGTLIYFRHRGIEKIRRKYILEQERFHAEQERKETERIHELDQLKLKFLTNLSHEFRTPISLILGPVDNLIAQEKNNAFKVQLNMIKRNGKRLLNLVNQLLDFRKMEEQELKLQPKDGELIFFVRDVFDSFQDLSERKKIDFSFTSTIEHFHTQFDHDKIERILFNLLSNAFKFTLEGGSIHFEVEKKESDADNASSWISMIVRDSGIGIPQDKMGVIFERFFQNTTEATILNQGSGIGLSITKEFVKMHGGTIEVMSEVEKGATFIVQLPFVESTASKRMGEILTISPINENEAIEQAENKEDLLEEGTTHSSIIPSILLVEDNDDFRFYLKENLRLQYKVFEATNGIEGWQKALSLHPTLIVSDISMPQMDGIQLCKKIKADKRTSHIPVILLTALADEENQIKGLKTGASDYITKPFNFEVLNAKVKNLLLLNDTLKNTYTKRVEVLTPKIKTESSNDKLIQKIVLYIEDNLTDTQLSVETLSRHVGMSRGTLYSKLLELTGQTPVEFIRSVKLDKAAQMLEKSELTIAEVAYSVGFSTPNYFAKSFKAKFNMLPSEYIAKKKKTS from the coding sequence ACAACCGGAAAAAGGATGCTTTCATCAATTTTCCGGCCAAACCTCTGAAACATGCAATCCGAAACAATGTGATAATGAGTCTTTGCAGCGATTTTCAGGGTAAATTATGGATCGGCCATTTCGATGGCATAAACATCATGGACAAAAAAACTCAACGTATCACTGATTTTACACCCGGTAATAAATCCCGTTTCACCAAAACCTGCAACGTTCTTTTTGAAGATAGTAAACACCGGATTTGGATTGGAACTTCAGACGGATTGTTCTTATATATAAAAGAAACAAATTCCCTCACTCCATTTCTTTATTCCGCAAATGACCCGGCAAGTTTAAGCGACAACCACGTGCTGTCAATTACAGAAGATAAAGATGGGACTATTTGGGTTGGTACAAATAATGGGTTAAATATGTTAGCCGGCAACGGCAAAGAATTTACCAGGTTTAAGCATATAGAAGGAAACCCACAAACGCTCAATAGCAATTTCATTTATTCAATAGCCGTTGACGACGCTAATAAATTATGGATCGGCACATCAAAAGGATTGAACATACAGGATACGAAAACAAAAACTATCACAGGTTACAATTTTGATCCCCGAAATACCAATGGTCTTTCAAGCAATAATATTCGTAGTGTTTACCTTGCCAAAGAAGGTATTTGCTGGATCGGTACCTTTTTGGGCGGTATCAGCAAGTATGATAAGAACCTCAACCTTTTTAATTTAGTACAGAGCAACCCATTTGACAAACAAGGGCTGAACGCTCCCATTGTTACATCTTTTGCAGAAGCAAAAGACGGTAATGTGTTTGTTGGTACAGATGGTGGCGGGCTAAGTTTGTTTGATCCGAAAACAAAATTATTTCAGCAAATCAATATACAGTCCAGGCGTCCGGATAGCAAACGGCTTTCGATAATAACCTTAACCATGTCGGGGAATAATCAACTATTGATCGGCACGTTTGGTGATGGTTATTTTATGTATGATCAGTCTTCCGGAAAATATGCACAGCTTCTGCGGGGAACAAAAAACACAGACATTAATTCGAACCATATATATTGTGTTAAAGAAGACAAAAAAGGGAATAAATGGGTTGGCACCAATGGGAATGGCATTTTCGTTTTAGGGAACGATAACAAGGTATTATTTAAAATGACGCCCCGCCCCACTTTATCGAACGATATAAACTTACCTATTAACGGATATATACGTGATATTGTTGAGGCTAAAAATGGCGATATGTGGATCGCAACGCATGGAGGAGGAATTGCTGTTTATAATCCTTCTTCACAAAAATTTAAAATCTTCACAACTGAAAACAGCAAACTACCCAACGACAAGGTGCTTACATTATTAGAAGACAGGCAAGGAAATATTTGGGCGGGTACGTTTGGCGGAGGCTTGGGATTATTTAACAGGAAGACAAATGAGTTTATATCTTATTCAGAAAAAGATGGGCTTAACAATAATAATATTTATAAAATAATTGAAGATAGTAACGGGCTTCTATGGATCAGCACAAATAAGGGGTTGAGCAGTTTTGATACAGACTCAAAAAAGATCAATAATTACAGTTATCACAATGGTATCCAGCATAATATTTTTATTCTTGGATCTGGCTTACGATTACGAAATGGTGATTTGTTTTTTGGAGGTCACGAAGGCTTCAACTACTTCAATCCATCAAACCTGAAAAAGAATAATGCCGTACCACCTGTAATATTTACTGACCTGAAAATCTCTAACAGGTCTGTAGTTCCATCAGAAGACGGACCTGTAAAGGAAAATATTATTACTGCCAATGAAATAAACCTTGATTACAAGCAAAACTTTGCGTTAAGTTTTGTTGGCTTAAACTATACAGCACCCGAGCAAAACCAATATGAATACAAACTAGAAGGATTTGATAAAGAATGGATCAATATCGGAAATGCTTCAACAGTGTCGTTTACGAATATTGATCCCGGCAAATATGTCTTTCGGGTAAGAGCAAGTAATAATAACGGTGTATGGAATACAAAAGGAACATCGATAAAGATTTATGTACACCCGCCGTTCTGGCGCACCATTTATGCCTATATATTATATACCTTGATCATAGTCGGTACACTTATCTACTTCCGGCACCGTGGCATTGAAAAAATAAGACGTAAATATATCCTTGAGCAGGAACGGTTCCACGCAGAACAAGAACGTAAAGAAACCGAACGAATACACGAACTTGATCAACTTAAACTCAAATTCTTAACAAACCTCAGCCATGAGTTCCGCACACCAATCTCTTTGATACTTGGTCCCGTAGATAATCTAATAGCTCAGGAAAAGAATAATGCTTTTAAGGTGCAGTTGAATATGATCAAACGCAATGGTAAACGGCTGTTGAACCTGGTAAATCAACTGCTTGACTTTCGTAAAATGGAAGAACAGGAATTAAAACTTCAACCAAAAGATGGCGAGCTTATTTTCTTTGTAAGAGACGTGTTTGATTCGTTCCAGGATCTTTCAGAAAGAAAGAAAATTGACTTCTCTTTTACAAGCACTATCGAACATTTTCATACACAATTTGATCATGATAAAATAGAACGTATACTATTTAATCTTTTGTCGAATGCATTCAAGTTCACACTTGAAGGTGGAAGTATCCATTTTGAAGTTGAGAAAAAGGAAAGTGATGCAGACAATGCCAGCTCATGGATTTCGATGATCGTTAGAGATTCCGGAATTGGAATTCCCCAAGATAAAATGGGTGTTATATTCGAACGTTTTTTTCAGAATACGACTGAAGCCACAATACTAAACCAGGGTTCAGGCATTGGTTTATCTATTACCAAAGAGTTTGTAAAAATGCACGGAGGCACAATTGAGGTAATGAGCGAAGTTGAAAAAGGAGCTACGTTTATTGTTCAGCTTCCGTTTGTTGAATCAACAGCGAGTAAGCGAATGGGTGAAATATTAACGATTTCGCCAATTAATGAAAACGAAGCAATTGAACAGGCAGAAAATAAAGAAGATCTGCTAGAAGAAGGTACAACCCATTCATCGATCATCCCGTCAATTTTATTGGTAGAAGACAATGATGATTTCCGCTTTTATCTCAAAGAAAATCTTCGTTTGCAGTATAAAGTTTTTGAAGCTACCAACGGAATAGAAGGTTGGCAGAAAGCATTGTCTTTACACCCTACTCTCATTGTAAGCGACATCAGTATGCCTCAAATGGACGGCATACAACTGTGTAAAAAAATTAAAGCAGATAAAAGAACCAGTCATATCCCCGTAATACTTTTAACTGCATTAGCGGATGAAGAAAACCAGATCAAGGGATTAAAAACCGGGGCAAGCGACTACATCACTAAGCCATTTAATTTTGAAGTGCTTAATGCCAAGGTTAAAAACCTGTTACTGTTGAATGATACATTAAAGAACACGTATACAAAAAGAGTTGAAGTTCTTACACCAAAAATCAAAACAGAGTCATCCAATGATAAACTCATTCAAAAAATTGTTCTTTATATTGAAGACAATCTTACCGATACACAATTGTCTGTTGAGACCTTAAGCAGGCATGTTGGCATGAGCAGAGGTACACTCTATAGCAAATTGCTGGAACTAACGGGACAAACACCAGTTGAATTTATACGTTCTGTAAAACTTGACAAAGCAGCACAGATGTTGGAGAAAAGCGAATTAACTATTGCTGAAGTAGCATACTCTGTAGGATTTTCTACACCTAACTATTTTGCAAAATCGTTTAAGGCTAAATTTAACATGTTGCCCTCAGAATATATTGCCAAGAAGAAAAAAACGAGTTAA
- a CDS encoding tyrosine-protein phosphatase — MKQTDTINQFKDLIPNVAAVEVALLYGSFGRNEATPNSDVDIQLLVSQGFDYENLLVQLKNQFKAEIKSIRSVELRSKVLVYLKDQPRIEITICKDVTEIDRNYLGSEIKDVEQTILFERQPERYLVRQYLNQIVADYQKNKTLQHKEKQISDLIDKFIYEFESCSMMHRLSDSYQFYFFYNIALEVVVQLNYLSKGHDKFRFLPKNFIAKVLKKDELKSFYNLNATLYLPDANQCKRNLLDFFYNSIEGLIPSQKLNEVKDFCEWIYERDFFWNFRDISAHNPKIKSGIVYRTATMSLYQSERRFDDLLLERNIKTVVDLRADREIEEIPYLEPALLKFRYVKAQFDPWNQPEWFKRDYHSGTNEEIAYRFFVIGCKDQIKEVLLTILNENEGSVMIHCFAGKDRTGIVMTMLHLLVDESMDVVRADYLASESDVNLKYLDLVLQIINESGGIEEYIKSCGVTSDQISQLRQKLTN, encoded by the coding sequence ATGAAACAAACAGATACGATTAATCAGTTTAAAGATTTAATTCCAAATGTAGCTGCTGTCGAAGTGGCTTTACTCTATGGGTCCTTTGGAAGAAACGAAGCTACTCCAAATTCAGATGTTGATATTCAGCTTTTGGTTAGTCAGGGCTTCGATTACGAAAACTTACTAGTTCAGTTGAAGAATCAGTTTAAAGCGGAAATTAAATCAATTCGTAGCGTAGAGCTTCGAAGTAAAGTCCTGGTTTATTTAAAGGATCAACCTAGAATTGAAATTACTATCTGTAAAGATGTTACAGAGATCGATCGAAACTATCTGGGATCCGAAATAAAGGACGTCGAACAGACAATTCTTTTCGAAAGGCAACCGGAGAGATATTTGGTTAGGCAATACCTGAATCAAATTGTAGCGGATTATCAGAAAAATAAAACTTTGCAACACAAGGAAAAGCAAATTTCAGATTTGATTGATAAATTTATTTATGAGTTTGAAAGTTGCTCAATGATGCATCGCCTAAGTGATAGCTATCAGTTTTATTTTTTTTATAACATTGCGTTGGAGGTTGTAGTGCAGCTAAACTATCTCTCAAAAGGGCATGATAAGTTTAGATTCCTCCCCAAAAATTTCATTGCTAAGGTTTTGAAAAAAGATGAACTAAAATCTTTTTATAATTTGAATGCCACTTTATATTTACCTGATGCTAATCAATGCAAAAGGAACTTACTTGATTTCTTTTACAATTCGATAGAAGGGTTAATTCCATCACAGAAGCTAAATGAGGTAAAGGATTTTTGTGAATGGATTTACGAACGTGATTTCTTTTGGAACTTTAGAGATATAAGTGCTCATAACCCCAAAATCAAAAGTGGTATAGTTTACAGAACAGCAACAATGAGCTTATATCAAAGCGAGCGACGCTTTGATGATTTATTACTTGAAAGGAATATCAAGACGGTGGTTGATCTAAGGGCAGATAGGGAAATCGAGGAAATACCGTATTTGGAACCGGCACTGTTAAAGTTTAGATATGTAAAGGCCCAGTTTGATCCATGGAATCAGCCGGAATGGTTCAAACGGGATTATCATAGCGGCACTAATGAAGAAATTGCCTATCGTTTTTTTGTTATCGGGTGTAAAGATCAAATCAAGGAAGTCCTATTGACAATATTAAATGAGAACGAAGGTTCGGTGATGATACATTGTTTTGCCGGGAAGGACAGAACAGGGATAGTTATGACAATGCTCCATTTATTAGTAGATGAATCAATGGATGTAGTTCGGGCCGATTATTTAGCCAGTGAATCAGATGTAAATCTGAAGTATTTAGACTTGGTACTACAAATCATAAACGAGAGCGGCGGTATTGAAGAATATATCAAGTCATGTGGAGTAACATCAGATCAAATTTCTCAACTAAGGCAAAAATTAACCAACTAA
- a CDS encoding glycosyltransferase, protein MHILKIIHGYPPNYNAGSEVYSQSICNELSKYHKVSVFTREENPYKPDFSVRKEIKSDNLDFYFVNNPQGKDGYRHKEMDAHFGNLIAEIKPDIAHIGHLNHLSTGLVDELNKLSIPIVFTLHDFWLMCLRGQFLTRGIGNENNFQLCSGQQDNKCATNCYKVYFSGREEHEVQDIQHWSSWIKQRMAETKALINKVDLFIAPSNYLRTRFINEFSVPENKIIYLDYGFPTEYLTQTEKSKDNTNFTFGYIGTLIPAKGVNQLIEAFNQIDSPATLKIYGRQNGQSADALKLLAANSINKIEFAGEYINHNLANDVFSKVDCIVVPSIWAENSPLVIHEAQACKIPVITADFGGMKEYVHHQVNGLLFEHRNTNSLAEQMKFAIENPHLLKEYGQKGYLFSDNGSVPDIINHCKELEKIYNRFTFPKNLWRITIDTNPEDCNLKCIMCEEHSPYSDFIPTLFKETGVKRRRMKFATVEDIFLQAEKLGVKEIIPSTMGEPLLYKEFDKIFELAEQKNIKINLTTNGTFPKKTVEEWAKLIVPNTTDVKISWNGATKETSEKIMMGIDFEKAIENVKGFIKYRDEYFENTGYFCRVTFQLTFMRNNMHELAEIIKLAASLGVDRVKGHQLWAHFDEITDLSMKASVESITQWNEYVKHAYQAQEKYRKPNGERVLLENIIPLTEDENSEVPWHYECPFLTKELWISATGKISPCCAPDNLRKSLGEFGNIEHTSIADVLKSPTYLDLVKNYKSKPLCKTCNMRKP, encoded by the coding sequence ATGCATATCCTCAAAATCATTCACGGATACCCGCCAAACTATAATGCAGGTTCGGAAGTTTACAGCCAGTCGATCTGTAATGAGCTTTCAAAATATCATAAAGTCTCTGTATTCACAAGAGAAGAAAATCCATACAAGCCGGATTTTAGTGTTAGGAAAGAAATCAAAAGTGATAACCTGGATTTCTATTTCGTAAATAATCCGCAAGGAAAAGACGGCTACAGACACAAAGAAATGGATGCTCATTTTGGAAATCTTATCGCTGAAATCAAACCGGATATTGCTCATATTGGCCATCTTAATCATCTCTCCACGGGTTTGGTGGATGAGCTTAATAAACTTAGTATACCAATTGTTTTTACGCTTCACGATTTTTGGCTTATGTGCCTAAGGGGGCAATTTCTCACAAGAGGTATTGGAAATGAAAATAACTTTCAATTGTGTTCCGGGCAACAAGACAACAAATGTGCGACAAACTGTTATAAAGTTTATTTCAGTGGCAGGGAAGAACATGAAGTGCAAGATATTCAGCATTGGAGTTCATGGATAAAGCAGCGAATGGCTGAAACAAAGGCACTCATTAATAAAGTTGATTTGTTTATTGCCCCCTCAAATTATCTGCGTACCAGATTTATAAATGAGTTTTCAGTGCCTGAAAACAAAATCATTTACCTGGATTATGGTTTCCCAACCGAATATTTAACCCAAACCGAAAAATCAAAAGACAATACGAATTTTACCTTCGGGTACATTGGAACACTAATACCTGCTAAAGGAGTAAATCAACTCATTGAAGCCTTTAATCAAATTGATTCACCCGCAACACTCAAAATTTACGGAAGGCAAAATGGACAAAGCGCAGATGCTTTAAAATTGCTTGCAGCAAATTCAATCAATAAAATTGAGTTTGCAGGTGAATACATCAATCACAATTTAGCAAACGATGTTTTCTCCAAGGTGGATTGTATTGTAGTCCCCAGTATCTGGGCAGAAAATTCACCCTTGGTAATTCACGAAGCACAAGCTTGTAAAATCCCTGTGATCACCGCCGATTTTGGTGGAATGAAGGAATATGTTCACCATCAGGTAAACGGACTTTTATTTGAACACCGCAATACAAATTCACTGGCAGAGCAAATGAAGTTTGCGATCGAAAACCCACATTTACTGAAAGAGTATGGTCAGAAAGGGTACTTATTTTCTGATAATGGCAGTGTTCCAGATATTATAAACCATTGCAAAGAATTAGAGAAAATTTACAATCGCTTCACTTTTCCAAAAAACCTTTGGCGTATCACCATTGACACTAACCCAGAAGATTGCAATCTAAAATGTATTATGTGTGAGGAACACAGTCCTTATAGTGATTTTATTCCAACACTCTTCAAAGAAACTGGTGTAAAACGTAGACGAATGAAGTTTGCAACAGTGGAAGATATTTTTCTGCAGGCAGAAAAATTAGGAGTAAAAGAAATTATTCCTTCTACTATGGGTGAACCTTTGCTTTACAAGGAATTTGATAAAATATTTGAACTGGCAGAGCAGAAAAATATAAAAATCAATCTCACTACAAATGGCACTTTTCCTAAAAAAACAGTTGAAGAATGGGCAAAACTGATTGTGCCCAATACCACGGATGTAAAAATTAGTTGGAATGGAGCAACGAAAGAAACATCTGAAAAAATAATGATGGGCATAGACTTTGAAAAGGCAATTGAAAATGTAAAAGGGTTTATCAAATACCGTGATGAATACTTTGAAAATACTGGTTACTTCTGCCGGGTTACTTTCCAACTGACTTTTATGCGAAACAATATGCACGAGTTAGCAGAGATCATAAAGTTGGCTGCTTCCCTCGGTGTAGATAGAGTGAAGGGGCATCAGCTTTGGGCGCACTTTGATGAAATAACAGATCTTTCAATGAAAGCATCAGTTGAAAGTATAACACAGTGGAATGAATATGTGAAACACGCATACCAGGCTCAGGAGAAATATCGGAAACCAAATGGTGAAAGAGTGCTTTTAGAAAATATTATTCCATTAACTGAAGACGAAAATTCAGAAGTTCCTTGGCATTACGAATGTCCCTTTCTTACGAAAGAGCTTTGGATTTCAGCAACTGGAAAAATTTCACCGTGCTGTGCACCGGATAATCTTCGAAAATCGTTAGGCGAATTTGGAAATATTGAGCACACGTCAATTGCAGATGTATTAAAAAGTCCTACTTATTTGGATTTGGTAAAAAACTATAAGTCGAAGCCCCTTTGCAAAACCTGTAATATGCGTAAACCTTAA
- a CDS encoding WG repeat-containing protein: MKWEDIKVSRSNTYFLFEGEQVFDRQFIEVLKFHSPGIAPVKDDTGSYHIDVMGNQLYFDRYTRTFGFYCNRAAVVQNKNWFHITEKGEKAYSDSYQWVGNYQENLCTVRDFNNRYFHINQNGSKNYSEYYVYAGDYKDGIACVKLSSGFYRHIDSYGAFLNEKEFLDLGIFHKNFATAKDQQGWHHIDRTGKAIYENRYAVVEPFYNGFALVTTHDDQKSVINEKGELILKV; this comes from the coding sequence ATGAAGTGGGAGGATATCAAAGTATCGAGAAGTAATACCTATTTTCTTTTTGAAGGAGAGCAGGTTTTTGACCGGCAGTTTATAGAAGTCTTAAAATTCCATTCACCAGGCATTGCACCAGTGAAGGATGATACAGGATCATACCATATTGATGTCATGGGCAACCAACTTTATTTTGACAGGTATACAAGAACTTTTGGTTTTTATTGTAATCGGGCTGCTGTTGTTCAAAACAAGAACTGGTTCCACATAACAGAGAAAGGCGAGAAAGCGTATTCAGATAGTTATCAGTGGGTAGGTAATTATCAGGAAAATCTTTGTACGGTTCGTGATTTTAACAACCGATATTTTCATATCAATCAAAATGGCTCAAAAAACTACTCAGAATATTATGTGTATGCCGGGGATTACAAAGATGGAATTGCGTGTGTGAAGTTGTCATCTGGATTTTATAGACATATTGATAGTTACGGGGCTTTCTTAAATGAAAAGGAATTCCTTGATTTGGGAATATTTCATAAAAATTTTGCGACTGCAAAAGATCAGCAGGGGTGGCACCATATTGATAGAACTGGGAAAGCAATTTATGAAAACCGCTATGCTGTGGTTGAACCATTTTACAATGGGTTTGCTTTAGTCACAACTCATGATGACCAAAAAAGCGTAATTAACGAAAAGGGAGAATTGATTCTAAAAGTATAG